One segment of Nostoc piscinale CENA21 DNA contains the following:
- a CDS encoding ATP-binding protein, whose product MAKLKISKKISTALINSLGAGVVPRLGIEHIAVGREQELKSLIQNLDDIAEGVAAFRFIIGNYGSGKSFLLQMIRNRAMEQGFVVADADLSYERRLAGSNNEGLATYRELMSHLSTKTRPDGGALVSILEGWINKIQQEVAKETNMRPTDEGFDDQVEAKIREVVQYIEDLVHGFDFGNVIIAYWRGYRLDDDNLKNAALRWLRGEFSTKIEARSALGVRVIIDDESWYDYVKLLAKFVAEIGYKGLLILLDEAVNLYQISTTVTREKNYNRLLAMFNDTMQCKAEHLGIFIGGTTKFLEDQNRGLFADQAWRRRTKESRFATQANVQEFLGPVIRLNPLNEAEIFTLLQRLKEIHVTHYGYDKTLSDRNLQEFLQEIVSRLGAEALLTPGEIIRDFISVLNILHQNPKMAFSELIHGSQFKPTAVGKNAAIDEDDAAEFSL is encoded by the coding sequence ATGGCAAAGCTCAAAATCTCGAAGAAAATTTCAACTGCTTTAATTAATTCCCTAGGTGCGGGAGTAGTACCAAGACTAGGAATTGAACACATAGCAGTTGGTCGAGAACAAGAACTTAAAAGCCTTATACAAAATCTAGATGACATTGCAGAAGGTGTCGCAGCATTTCGCTTTATTATTGGTAACTATGGTTCCGGTAAAAGCTTTCTTCTGCAAATGATTCGCAACCGAGCGATGGAACAAGGCTTTGTCGTAGCTGATGCTGATTTATCTTATGAACGTCGCCTCGCGGGAAGTAATAATGAAGGTTTGGCGACTTATCGAGAATTAATGAGTCATCTTTCCACCAAAACCCGTCCTGATGGCGGTGCTTTAGTTTCAATTTTAGAAGGCTGGATTAATAAAATCCAACAAGAAGTTGCTAAAGAAACTAATATGCGTCCCACAGACGAAGGTTTTGATGACCAAGTGGAAGCCAAAATTAGAGAAGTTGTGCAGTATATTGAAGATTTAGTTCACGGCTTTGATTTTGGCAACGTGATTATTGCTTATTGGCGTGGTTATCGATTAGATGATGATAATTTAAAAAATGCGGCTTTACGGTGGTTGCGGGGTGAATTCAGCACCAAAATTGAAGCTAGGTCTGCTTTGGGTGTGCGGGTAATTATTGATGATGAAAGTTGGTATGACTACGTTAAATTATTAGCTAAATTTGTGGCAGAGATTGGTTATAAAGGTTTGTTGATATTATTAGATGAAGCGGTGAATTTGTATCAAATATCTACTACTGTTACCCGCGAAAAAAACTATAACAGACTGCTGGCAATGTTTAACGATACCATGCAGTGTAAAGCCGAACATCTGGGGATTTTTATTGGGGGTACGACCAAATTTTTAGAAGACCAAAATCGTGGGCTTTTTGCTGACCAAGCTTGGCGACGACGTACCAAAGAAAGTCGTTTTGCTACCCAAGCGAATGTTCAGGAATTTTTGGGGCCAGTTATTCGGTTAAACCCCCTGAATGAAGCTGAAATTTTCACGCTTCTACAACGCCTGAAAGAAATTCATGTAACCCACTATGGTTATGATAAAACGTTGAGCGATCGCAACTTACAAGAATTCTTACAAGAAATCGTTAGCCGCTTAGGCGCAGAAGCCTTACTCACCCCCGGCGAAATCATCCGCGACTTTATTAGCGTGCTGAATATCTTACATCAAAATCCAAAAATGGCATTTAGTGAATTAATTCATGGTTCTCAATTCAAACCTACAGCCGTTGGTAAAAATGCAGCCATCGATGAAGATGACGCAGCAGAATTTAGTTTGTAA